The window GAGATGAAGTGGCGCGCCTGGACGGGCGGCTTCCGCATTCGCGAAGTTCCGATCACCTTTGTCGATCGCACCGTCGGCAAGTCAAAAATGTCGAAGGCAATTGTCCGCGAGGCGATGATTCTGGTCGGAAAACTGGGACTGAAGGGCTTTGTTCGTCGGTTCCAACTCAGGAAGCGGAGTGGCTGGCAGCCGATCGATTGACCTCTCGGTCGTCATCGTCAATTACAATGTGCGGCCGTTTCTTGAGCAGTGCCTGCGGTCGCTCTATGCAGCATCGAGCGGCCTCACGGTCGAAGTCTTCGTCGTCGATAACGCCTCCCGGGACGACTCGGCAGTCTATATCCGCGATCACTTCCCCTCGGTTCAACTGCTCGTCAACGACTCCAACCTCGGCTTTGGCCGTGCCAACAATCAAGCCTTGCAGTTGGCTTCAGGCAGGTATTTATTAATCCTCAACCCCGATACCCTGCTCTCTGAGGATACGCTCACTGCGATGATCGACTATCTGGATCGACATCCTGAGGTCGGTGCCGCGGGACCAAAAATACTCGACCGCTATGGCCGGTTCGATCGCTCCTCCAAGCGGGGTTTGCCGACGCCCTGGGTGGCGTTCTGCAAACTGGCCGGCCTATCGGCGCTCTTTCCCCGCAGCCGTCTATTCGGCAGATACGAACTGCTCTACCTTGACCCCGACCAGCCGGCTCGCATCGATGCGCTCGCCGGATCGGCGATGTTTGTCCGGCGGGAGGCTTATGCTGCGACTGGCGGATTCGACGAAGACTACTTTATGTATGGGGAAGACATAGACTGGTCGTATCGCATTGCCCGGGCGGGCTGGAAAGTGCATTATGCGCCGGTTGCGCGGATCATTCACTTTCGCGGCGAGTCCACCCGGCGCAGCGATTTCGACCGCGACCGGGCTTTCTACGGTGCGATGCAACTCTTCGTTGCCAAGCACTTTCACGGGCGCTATCCGGCAGTGACGCGAATCTGGCTCGCGCTCGGCATCCGCATCGCCGAGATCATCGCTCGAGTAAGCAGGTTGTCCGGGCTTCTAATCTGGCCGTTGCTCGATTGGAGCGGGCTGTTCGGCGTCTTGCTCCTGGCCCGCTATGTCCGGTGGGGAATCGTCAATCTCACCCCGCCGGTGGCCTTTTCGCTCCTCATCCAATCGCTGACGACGGTGCTCTGCATCGCCGCTTTCGGAGGCTACCGCCGGCGTCGCGGTGAAGCCACGCCGCTGGCGCAGGGTGTCCTGCTCGGCTTCTTCATCAACAGTTCCTTCACCTTCTTTTTCCCTCAGTATGCCTACTCGCGCTTCGTAACGCTCTTTGGACTGGTGGTCGGCGGTTCGTATATTGGGCTTTGGCGGTTGCTTCTGCACCGGTTTCTGCGCAGCGGCCTCTGGCGGAGGTTCTTTCGCCGCAAGGCGCTCGTCGTCGGCTGCGGGCGGGTCGGTCGCGAGGTTGCCTCCCGGCTGGTGAGGGACTCCGATGCGCCTTACCTGTGCGCCGGGTTCATCGATCCCGACGGGGAAGCGACCGGCTCGATCATCGACAGCCTGCCGGTTCTCGGCGCTTCCTACGATCTGGCTCGCATTTCTCGTCAGGAGGGGATCGAGGAGATCATCTTCGCGCCCGACCAGACGGACTACAACCGAATAGTTGCCATGGTCGGTGCGCTCGACGCCCGCTATCAGGTCAATTTCAAGGTCATCACATCCGAAGCCCTGACCTCGACATCGCTCCCCCTGCCGCAGTTGACGGCGCACCACCTTGCGCCGCGCCGTCCGGCCGGCATCGTCCGAAAAGTCGCATCGCTCCTGACCGGAAGGTGATATGAACCGGTTTATCCTCGACTTCGAGAAGCCGATTCAGGAACTTCAAGCCAAGATAGACGAACTCGAGATGCTTGCGCGCAGCGGACAGATCGGCATCGACGGCGAACTGAAGCGGCTTCGTGCCAAAGCCGGAAAGTTGCGCGAGGAGATCTACTCCCGCCTGACCCGGTGGCAGTGCGTCCAACTGGCGCGCCATCCGCACCGGCCTTATGCCCTCGACTACATCAAGGCGATTGTGCAGGATTTCGTCGAACTTCAAGGCGACCGCCGGTTTCGGGACGATCCCTCAATCGTCGCCGGCTTTGGGCGATGGGACGGCCGCTCGGCAGCAATTATCGGGCATCAGAAGGGACGCGGCACCCGCGATAACCTGTTGCGCAACTTCGGAATGCCGCATCCGGAGGGCTATCGCAAAGCCCTTCGCGTTATGAAGACCGCCGCCCGATTCGGGTTGCCAGTAGTCACGCTCATCGATACTCCCGGCGCCTATCCCGGGCTCGGCGCCGAAGAGCGCGGCCAGGCTCAAGCCATCGCCGAAAACCTTTACGAAATGGCGCAACTGGAGCGCCCCATCGTCGCGGTGGTGATCGGCGAAGGCGGTTCCGGCGGCGCGTTAGCGCTTGGCGTCGCCGACCGCGTCCTGATGCTGCAATATTCCATCTACTCGGTCATCAGCCCCGAGGGTTGCGCTTCGATCCTCTACCGGGATGCCTCGAAAGCCCAACTTGCAGCCGAAGCGCTCAAGTTGACCTCATCCGACCTGCTTGAGAATGGCTTGATCGACTCGGTTATCCCCGAGCCGCTCGGCGGAGCGCACAATGACCCGGCGGCGACGGCGTCGTCCGTCGCGGAGGCCGTCTCAACAGCGCTCGGTGAACTTGAGCCGCTGCCTTCGGCTGAACTTATCGATAGACGGATTGAGAAATTCCGGCGGATGGGTCGTTGGATCGAGGAGTAGTTTGGGGGGAACCGGTTCGGGTCCGGGTGCGTTACAGCCAAGTGGACCGCATGGGGCTGCTCTACCATGTTCACTACCTTGAACTCTTCGAGTGGGCGCGGTCGGATTGGGTGCGCAACTGCTACCGTCCCTATAAGGAACTGGAGGACGACGGGCTGACTCTGGTAGCCGTCGAAGCGACCGTCCGTTACCATCGCCCGGCTTATTATGACGACTTGCTGCTGGTTACCGCCCGGCCGCTCGACTGGGGCCGGAGCCGTCTCGAGTTCGACTACCGGATCGCACGGGAAGGCGAACCGGATGCCATTGCCTCCGGCCGGACGGCGCACTGCTTCGTCGGTCGCGAGGGTAAGCCGGTGGCGCTGCCGGTTGACTTCCGACGAATCCTGGAGTCACTCTCTGCGACGACTTGAACCTTTCGCCGGCGACGATGACATCGTAATGTTCGATTCCAAACGTATAACCTATAAATCCAAAGCGATCACCAAGCAATGCCCCTAAGTCAGGATCTACTCGATATCCTCGCCTGCCCCAAGTGCAAGGGCGACCTCGACTACGACGGCGGCAAGGAGACCCTCACCTGTCAGCACTGCCGGCTCATTTACCGTATCGAAGACGGCATCCCTAATATGCTGATCGACGAGGCTGAGTCCTTCTGAGGGCTTGACATCGCGGCGAGCGGCTGCTAACTTTAACTTATGGACGGCGGTGGCTTTTTCACCGCGCGCCTTCGTTCACACTGCAAGGGAGACTGGTTCCTATACCGTTCGTTAGGGGTTTTTAATCTGGCTCGTTGCGGCTTTTCCCAGATGACCCCTAACTCTATCCAGTCCGGGCATCGGCCCGGATTTTTTTGTGGGAACAACCCGGTCTGAACGTGCGCCTACAACACTTGACATATCTGACACTTGTGGCGCTGCTGGGGGGCGTTGGAGTATCTCCGGCGTCTTCACGAGTCGTCGCATCCGACGACCGCGGAGTGGTGATCGAGTGCGCCTTCGAAGTGGCTTCGGTAGGTTCCGACCGGGACGGCGGGCTGGTCCTGCTTCTTGCCGGAGGCGACATCGAGCGTCAGCCAGGCCTGCCCAACGAACCGGTCGTGACGCTGAACGTCGCCGTGCCTCCGGGATCGCGCCCCCGGGTCCGGCTCGTCAGCCGCGAGAGCGGTTCGCGCTATGACGGGCAATTGGCGGTCGAACCGGCTCGCGTGGGTGCCCAACCCACGCCGTTTCGGTTGCCGGAACCGGTTGGTGAGACTGAACTTAGGTCGCTGCTCGGAATCACCTATCTGCGCGTGCCGCTGCGGCCGGCTGTGATGGGCAGCGGGTCATTTGAAGTCGCCCGCCGGATGACCGTTAGAGTTGACTATAACGCACCGCCGCCGCCTGTTGTCTTGCCGCCGGCACGGATCAACAACTTGCACCGCCTCGCGCTTCTAAATCTCGAAAACGCCGCCGGATGGGGCCGTGCGATCACCTCGAACTTCACTGATCCATCCTGGCCGCAAGGGGATATCTACCGCTTCGAGATCGACGAAGAGAGCATCTACCGCCTTTCCTTTGAGGAACTGAAGCGGGGCGGCGTCCAACTGCCGGACGGTGGCGTCGCTTCGGGTTCGATCAAGGTCTATGGTAACGGCGGCGGAGAACTGCCGCTCGACCCGACGGCGACGGCGCCGTTAGGTCTGAGCGAATGCGCGATCTTCGTTGATGATAGGGGTGACGGGCGTTTCGGTCCCGGGGATGAGGTTCTTTTCTATGGCAAGGGTGCCGGCGGCTGGGTGCCTGACACCTCGCGCGGCTTGCGCTTCGATCTGAACCACTATACCGTGCGCAATGTTTACTTCCTGGTCGTAGATCCCTCCGGCGGCGGAAAGCGTATGGAAGGATTGGGCGTCGAACTGCTACCGGTGCGGAGCGAAACCACCGGACGGACACGGGTGCACATCGAGCCGGAGAAGTTCATCTTCGGCATCCGCGACTTTAGGGGGAGCGGGCGGGAGTGGTATGCCTACATGCTGCCGAGTGGAGGCCGCTACAGCCTGACAGCCCACGCGGCTGGAATCGACCTAAGTCAGCCGGCTACCGTTTTCGGACGGGTCGTCCTGCCGACTTTCAGCGGTCTGCACCGGGTGACGGTGACGCTGAATGGCACTTCCCTCGGAGGATTCACACCTGAGGCTTACTCGTCGTTTGGCACCTGGAGTTTTCCAGCCCCACCGGAAGCACTAAGGGAAGGTGGCAACAGCATCGCTTTCAGCCATGCGCCCGGCTCGGGCGAGTCGATGATTGACTGGGTCGATCTGACCTACTTCGGCCAACTTGACCGGCACCGGTTCTTCGATCTAACCTCTACCGTCGGCGCCGTCGAGTATCGCTCGACGGGACTGGCCGATCCCTGGTTTTTCGATGTTACCGACCACGCGAATGTCCGGCAGGTTCGGCGCACGGCAGTAACGATTTTGCAGACCGGTTCTGCAGGGCGTCTGCTCCTGACGACGCGGTCGTCCTTCCGTTCGCCGCCGACCCGGTTCGAAGCATACTTCCCGCCGCCGGCAGACATTGCCGACCCCTGGTCGCGGGCGAACCGGGCCGATGTGATACTGGTAACGCCGGACGCCTACTACGACCTGCTGCCGCCGCTGGTGGAGCATCTGACCCGGCGCGATCCGCCGCTGCGGGCCGTCCGAATGCGGGCCAGCGAGCTATACAATCGGTTCTCGGGCGGTCTTAAGGACCCGGCCGCAATCCGGAACATGCTTCACTATGCCAAAGACTTTTGGGCCACCCCGCCGCGCTATGTGATCTACTGCGGAGACGGAGACTACAACTATCGCGACCTCGATCGCCCCCGTCAGGACGATCTGCTGCCGCCATTCGAGTTGGGAGATCTCTGCAGCGACGACTGGTTCAGCGACTTTACCCCCCGTTCGCAGGACGGCGTGCGCGATCCGCTGCCCGAGATGATTTCGGGCCGGCTGACGGCACAGTCGGCTTATGAACTGTCAGCCATGATCGCCAAGATTGTCGCTTATGACGAAGAGCCAGAGTTCGGCGACTGGCGCAACCGGGCGACAATGGTAGCCGACGATGAGTTTGGCGAATCGTGGAACGGCGAAACCGACCACGTGCGCGACACCGAACTGATCAGTAATAGTTATCTGCCGCCGACGATGGATAAGGTGAAGATCTACCTCACCGAATATGCCCGGCAATGGGGTCGCGAAAAGCCGCAGTCGGGGATCGATCTGGTCAACAGCATCAATCGTGGGACGCTGCTCGTCAATTATATGGGGCACGGCAACCCAACGCTCTGGGCACACGAGCACGTCTTTGTCCAGTCGCGCGACTTTCCGCAAATCGAGCCTTCGAGGCGGCAGGCGCTCTACATTGCCTTCACCTGCGATTGGGCTTATTGGGACGACCCGGCGTCGCAGTCGTTTCCCGAGCAATTGCTGGCGGCGCCGGGCAGAGGCGCCATTATGGCGATTGCCTCGACGCGGCTCACTTATGCCGGGTCGAACCGGAATCTGGCGCTTAACTTTTTCTTGAATCTGTTCCGCGCCGATTCACTGACTCCGGGCGAAGCGCTATGGCTGGGTAAGTATCAATGGCGCGGCAACAACAGCGCGTCGTATCACTTGCTCGGCGATCCGACATTGGCGCTGGCAACGCCGAAACGGAGAGGCAATTTCACCACTCTGACGCCCTATCCGCTTAGGCCGCTCGCGCGGTCATCGGTTGCTGGCGAAGTATTTGGCCGCGACGGCAGGCTCGATCCGTCATTCACCGGGGAACTCTACTTTATCTTGCGCGACGCAGCAGTCCAGCGTCGTTATACTATAATGCTGGACGGCCAACCTTACGCGACCCTCAACTATCTCCTTCCGGGAGTGGCGGTCTATCGCGGCTTTCTCAGCGTTGGCGGCGGGCGGTTCGCGGCCGGCTTTGTGCCGCCGCGGGATGTGACCCTCGGCGGATCGTATGGCCGGGCAGTGGCTTACTATTACGACGGGGAGGTGGACGGCGTCATCGCGCGAGACTCGCTTGCCTATGCACGGGACGTCGCCGAAGATAACGACTCCGAGCCGCCTGAAATACGGGTCTTTTTCGACCATCGCAACTACCGGCCGGGCGACCGGGTCGGTCCCGAACCGCTCCTGATCGTCGAGGTGAGCGACTCGTCAGGCCTCAACCTGACCGGCGCTATGGGGCATGGCATCAACCTGCGCATCGACGGCGGGACACAGCAAGATTTGACGACCGCGTTTCGCTATGAACTCGACAGTTATCAATCGGGCAGTCTTGAGCGCCGCATCGGGCCGCTTAGTCCCGGTCTGCGCCGATTCGAGATCGAAGCCTGGGATGCCTTCAACAACCTTGGCGTGCATACGGTCGATGTCGATATC of the Calditrichota bacterium genome contains:
- a CDS encoding Trm112 family protein, whose amino-acid sequence is MPLSQDLLDILACPKCKGDLDYDGGKETLTCQHCRLIYRIEDGIPNMLIDEAESF
- a CDS encoding acyl-CoA thioesterase, whose protein sequence is MDRGVVWGEPVRVRVRYSQVDRMGLLYHVHYLELFEWARSDWVRNCYRPYKELEDDGLTLVAVEATVRYHRPAYYDDLLLVTARPLDWGRSRLEFDYRIAREGEPDAIASGRTAHCFVGREGKPVALPVDFRRILESLSATT
- a CDS encoding acetyl-CoA carboxylase carboxyltransferase subunit alpha, producing MNRFILDFEKPIQELQAKIDELEMLARSGQIGIDGELKRLRAKAGKLREEIYSRLTRWQCVQLARHPHRPYALDYIKAIVQDFVELQGDRRFRDDPSIVAGFGRWDGRSAAIIGHQKGRGTRDNLLRNFGMPHPEGYRKALRVMKTAARFGLPVVTLIDTPGAYPGLGAEERGQAQAIAENLYEMAQLERPIVAVVIGEGGSGGALALGVADRVLMLQYSIYSVISPEGCASILYRDASKAQLAAEALKLTSSDLLENGLIDSVIPEPLGGAHNDPAATASSVAEAVSTALGELEPLPSAELIDRRIEKFRRMGRWIEE
- the porU gene encoding type IX secretion system sortase PorU, whose amino-acid sequence is MRLQHLTYLTLVALLGGVGVSPASSRVVASDDRGVVIECAFEVASVGSDRDGGLVLLLAGGDIERQPGLPNEPVVTLNVAVPPGSRPRVRLVSRESGSRYDGQLAVEPARVGAQPTPFRLPEPVGETELRSLLGITYLRVPLRPAVMGSGSFEVARRMTVRVDYNAPPPPVVLPPARINNLHRLALLNLENAAGWGRAITSNFTDPSWPQGDIYRFEIDEESIYRLSFEELKRGGVQLPDGGVASGSIKVYGNGGGELPLDPTATAPLGLSECAIFVDDRGDGRFGPGDEVLFYGKGAGGWVPDTSRGLRFDLNHYTVRNVYFLVVDPSGGGKRMEGLGVELLPVRSETTGRTRVHIEPEKFIFGIRDFRGSGREWYAYMLPSGGRYSLTAHAAGIDLSQPATVFGRVVLPTFSGLHRVTVTLNGTSLGGFTPEAYSSFGTWSFPAPPEALREGGNSIAFSHAPGSGESMIDWVDLTYFGQLDRHRFFDLTSTVGAVEYRSTGLADPWFFDVTDHANVRQVRRTAVTILQTGSAGRLLLTTRSSFRSPPTRFEAYFPPPADIADPWSRANRADVILVTPDAYYDLLPPLVEHLTRRDPPLRAVRMRASELYNRFSGGLKDPAAIRNMLHYAKDFWATPPRYVIYCGDGDYNYRDLDRPRQDDLLPPFELGDLCSDDWFSDFTPRSQDGVRDPLPEMISGRLTAQSAYELSAMIAKIVAYDEEPEFGDWRNRATMVADDEFGESWNGETDHVRDTELISNSYLPPTMDKVKIYLTEYARQWGREKPQSGIDLVNSINRGTLLVNYMGHGNPTLWAHEHVFVQSRDFPQIEPSRRQALYIAFTCDWAYWDDPASQSFPEQLLAAPGRGAIMAIASTRLTYAGSNRNLALNFFLNLFRADSLTPGEALWLGKYQWRGNNSASYHLLGDPTLALATPKRRGNFTTLTPYPLRPLARSSVAGEVFGRDGRLDPSFTGELYFILRDAAVQRRYTIMLDGQPYATLNYLLPGVAVYRGFLSVGGGRFAAGFVPPRDVTLGGSYGRAVAYYYDGEVDGVIARDSLAYARDVAEDNDSEPPEIRVFFDHRNYRPGDRVGPEPLLIVEVSDSSGLNLTGAMGHGINLRIDGGTQQDLTTAFRYELDSYQSGSLERRIGPLSPGLRRFEIEAWDAFNNLGVHTVDVDIIAGSGGLRVDRVLNWPNPFNRTTDLTFVLSEPADRYEIRIFTVAGRMIRKFDGGRAGPGQVTGTIWDGRDQAGREAGNGVYLYKVIAYGPDGGSAEGMGRIAFIR
- a CDS encoding glycosyltransferase → MFVGSNSGSGVAGSRSIDLSVVIVNYNVRPFLEQCLRSLYAASSGLTVEVFVVDNASRDDSAVYIRDHFPSVQLLVNDSNLGFGRANNQALQLASGRYLLILNPDTLLSEDTLTAMIDYLDRHPEVGAAGPKILDRYGRFDRSSKRGLPTPWVAFCKLAGLSALFPRSRLFGRYELLYLDPDQPARIDALAGSAMFVRREAYAATGGFDEDYFMYGEDIDWSYRIARAGWKVHYAPVARIIHFRGESTRRSDFDRDRAFYGAMQLFVAKHFHGRYPAVTRIWLALGIRIAEIIARVSRLSGLLIWPLLDWSGLFGVLLLARYVRWGIVNLTPPVAFSLLIQSLTTVLCIAAFGGYRRRRGEATPLAQGVLLGFFINSSFTFFFPQYAYSRFVTLFGLVVGGSYIGLWRLLLHRFLRSGLWRRFFRRKALVVGCGRVGREVASRLVRDSDAPYLCAGFIDPDGEATGSIIDSLPVLGASYDLARISRQEGIEEIIFAPDQTDYNRIVAMVGALDARYQVNFKVITSEALTSTSLPLPQLTAHHLAPRRPAGIVRKVASLLTGR